In the Nocardioides marmotae genome, GACGCCAAGGAGTCCCTCACCCGGCTGCTCGCCGCGGTCAAGGCCCTCTGACCACCGTCCTGCCCCCGGCTTTCCGCCGAGTGCTCACTTCTGGCGGGCCGAGTGGGCACTTCTGGTGAGCCGAGTGGGCACTTCCGGCGAGGCGAGTGGGCACTTCCGCGCAGGTGTGGTCGCCCGGCCGGCCAGAAGTGCCGACTCACCAGGTCAGAAGTGCCGACTCGGCCGGTCAGAAGTGCCGACTCGGCGGGGCAGTCGGGTCAGTGCGCGACGCCGTACAACCGGTCGCCGGCGTCGCCGAGGCCCGGGACGATGTAGCCCTTCTCGTCGAGCCGCTCGTCGAGGGCGGCGGTGACGACCGTAACCGGGACGTCGAGGCCCTCGAGCTCGCGCTCGAGCCGCGCGCAGCCCTCGGGGGCGGCGAGCAGGCAGATCGCGGTGATGTGGTCGGCGCCGCGGTCGGTGAGGAACTTGATGGCCGCCGCGAGGGTGCCGCCGGTGGCCAGCATCGGGTCGAGGATGTAGCACTGGCGCCCGGAGAGGTCCGCGGGCAGCCGCTCGGCGTACGTCGAGGCCTGGAGGGTGTCCTCGTTGCGCACCATGCCGACGAAGCCGACCTCGGCGGTCGGCAGCAGGCGCATCATCCCGTCGAGCATGCCCAGCCCGGCGCGCAGGATCGGCACGACCAGCGGCTTCGGCGAGGCCAGCGCGGTGCCGGTCGTCGGCGCCACCGGCGTCTCGATGGAGTAGCTCTGCACGCGGACGTCGCGGGTGGCCTCGTAGGCCAGGAGCGTGACCAGCTCGTCGGCGAGGTGGCGGAACGTCGGGGAGTCGGTGTGCTTGTCGCGCAGGACGGTGAGCTTGTGGGCGACAAGGGGGTGGTCCACGACGTGGGTGCGCATGGGTGAACTCTAGGCCCCGGGGTCCGCGCGGGGGTTGGCCCCACGGCGGGGGCGTGCCACCCTGGACGGGTCCGGATCCCGCCAGCACGAGGAGGGGCGCCGTGTCCGACCAGCTCGACGCCGTCGACTTCGCCGTCGCGGCCTACCGCGAGGACGGCGCGTGGACCGTCGCCGAGCTCGTCCACGACCACCTCGACGACGTCGCGACCCTCGCCGACGGGCTGCGCCGGCTGCCCGGCGATGCCGGCGCGCTCGGCATGGTCGCGATGGACGAGGACTTCTTCCTCCTCGTCCGCGTGGCGGGCCCCAGCACCCGCGTGCTGCTCTCCGACATCACCGCCGCCGACGAGTGGGACCTGGCCGCCTCGGCGGTGGAGTTCCTGCGGCTGCCGATGCCCGAGGACGACGACGACCAGGTGCCGGCCGGCGACCTGGCCCTGCTCGGGGATCTCGGCGTGGACGCGCTCGACCTCGGCGACCTGCTCGACGACCCCGACCTCTACCCGGACGAGGTGCTCTCCGACGTCGCCCGCCGGTTGGGCTTCGGCGAGCTGTTCGACGACGCCGTGGGGCTCACCTCGGCGTGAGCGGAGCCCAGCGCTGGCGCGAGCCCATGCTCGCCGCCCTGGACCAGGCGCGCGCCGCGCTGGCCACCGGCGACGTCCCGATCGGCGCGGTCGTGCTCGACCCCGACGGCGTGGTCGTCGGGACCGGCCGCAACGTGCGCGAGGCCGAGGCCGACCCCACCGGGCACGCCGAGGTCGTCGCGCTGCGCCAGGCCGCCCGCAGCCGCGGGGAGTGGCGGCTGGACGGCTGCACGCTCGTGGTCACCCTCGAACCGTGCACCATGTGCGCCGGCGCCGCCGTCCTCGCCCGCGTCGAGCGGGTCGTGCTCGGTGCCTGGGACCCCAAGGCCGGCGCCGTCGGCAGTCTCTGGGACGTCGTCCGCGACCGCCGCCTCAACCACCGGCCCGAGGTCGTCGGCGGGGTGCTCGCCGAGGAGTCCGCCGCGCTGCTCGAGGAGTTCTTCCGCGGGCACCGGCAGCCGGGCCCCGCCTGATTTCGTGGGCCTCGCCGCCCTCCGGTACATTCTGCCGCGGTGGCGTGTCCGAGCGGCCGAAGGTGCATCACTCGAAATGATGTGTGGGGTCAAACCCACCGTGGGTTCAAATCCCACCGCCACCGCCAGCCAGCACGAGAGCCTCGCCCGGCATGCCGGGCGAGGCTCTCGTCGTTGCGCGGCTTAAGGTCGTGCCATGGACCGCCGATGAGCAAGATGGACAACCTGCGTGCGCTCCGCGAGGCCCGCTACGAGCAGGACCGGGCGACCCGGTCCGTCCCCGCCGAGGACGCCGCGCCGCGGAAGACCCGTACGCCGGCGGCGCGGACACCCGCCAGGAAGCCTGCGATCGAGACGACCGCGGCCCCCTCGACGGACGCCGCCTGCGGGCACAGGGCCATCAGCGGGCGGGCCTGCACCAGGCCCGCCGGCCACGCGGAGAAGAACCACCGGTACGCCTGAGAGCGGTGACGTCCGCGCGCCGGACCCGGACCCGGACCGGGCCCCGACCCCGGCCCGCGACTGCGGTCGACCCGGCCCGATGCGGCAGGCTGGGACCGTGACGGAGGAGCAGCGGGCGGCACTGGGCGAGGACCTCGCGACGTGGATCGAGTCCCTGGGGCTGGAGGGCCACCTGACCGAGGCCGGCCTGCCGACGTTCCGGCGGGACGGCGAGGACGGCCGGGCCCGCTGGATCGACCCCGGCACGGGCGGCGACCTCAGCCTCGCCCAGCTCCGAGACGTCGAGCAGCTGCTGCGCAGCGAGGGGACCGAGCCCGAGCACGCCGTACCGGTCTCGCTCCTCGTCCTGCGCCGGCACGCCCGGCTGCGCGAGGAGCTGCTGGCGACCCCGTGGCACGACTACGCCTCGCTGGCCGAGCTGCGCGGCGCCTCGCTCGAGGCGACCCGGTTCGCGGTGCACAAGGCCGCCTCGACCCACCGGCTGCTGGTGGTGCCGGTCGAGGAGCGCAGCATCGTGCCGGCGTTCCAGCTGAGCGGCGACGGCGAGGTGCGCGCCGACCTCGCACCCGTCCTCGAGCCGATCCTGGCCGCACGGATGGACCCGTGGCGGGCCTGGGCCTGGCTCACCCAGCCGGCCGGGCTGCTGGGTGGGCTCGTGCCCGAGCGGGCCGTGGCCGACCCCGAGACCGCCGACCTGGTGCTGACCGCCGCCGTCCGCCTCGCCGAGCGGGTGTCCGCGGGCTCCTGACCGCAAGCGATGAGCCCGGGCCGCCCGGGTGGTCTGGACACCGACGAGCAGCCCGGCGGCCGCTGTCGGCGGCGTCCGGCATGCTGGCCCCGCCCGACGGAGGACGGAGATCCATGACCGAGACCGCCAGCCACCTCGCCAGCCACCCCGCCGACACCCACGACCTGATCCGGGTCCGCGGGGCGCGGGTCAACAACCTGCGCGACGTCAGCGTCGACCTGCCGAAGCGGCGGCTGACGGTCTTCACCGGCGTGTCCGGGTCGGGGAAGAGCTCGCTGGTCTTCGGCACGGTCGCGGCGGAGTCCCAACGGCTGATCAACGAGACCTACAGCGCGTTCGTGCAGGGCTTCATGCCGACCCTGGCGCGCCCCGAGGTCGACGTCCTCGACGGGCTGACCACCGCGATCATCGTCGACCAGGAGCGGCTCGGGGCCAACCCGCGCTCGACGGTCGGCACGGTCACCGACGCCAACGCGATGCTCCGCATCCTCTTCAGCCGCCTCGGCGACCCGCAGATCGGTCCGCCGAACGCCTACTCCTTCAACGTCCCCTCGGTGCGCGCCAGCGGCGCGATCACGGTGGAGAAGGGCGGCCGCACCAAGGCCGAGAAGGCGACGTACAACCGCCTCGGCGGGATGTGCCCGCGGTGCGAGGGCCGGGGTGCCGTCTCCGACATCGCGCTGGAGGCGCTGTACGACGAGAGCAAGTCGCTCAACGAGGGCGCCCTGACGATCCCGGGTTGGAGCATGGACGGCTGGCAGGGCCGGATCCTCCGCGGCTGCGGCTACTTCGACCCCGACAAGCCGATCCGGGACTACAGCAGGCGCGAGCTCGACGACCTGCTCCACCGCGAGGCCACCAAGCTCAAGATCGACGGGATCAACCTGACCTACCTCGGTCTGGTCCCCTCGATCCACAAGTCGTTCCTGGCCAAGGACGTCGAGGCGATGCAGCCCCACGTGCGCGCCTTCGTCGAGCGGGCGGTCACCTTCGCCACCTGCCCCGACTGCGACGGCACCCGGCTGGCGCCCGAGGCGCGCTCCTCGCGGATCCGCGGGCTCAACATCGCGGACGTCTGCGCGATGCAGATCAGCGACCTCGCCACGTGGGTGCACGAGCTCGACGAGCCGTCGGTCGCGCCGCTGCTCCAGGGTCTCGGGCACACCCTGGACTCCTTCGACGCGATCGGCCTAGGCTACCTCTCGCTGGACCGGCCCTCCGGCACCCTCTCGGGCGGCGAGGCGCAGCGGGTCAAGATGATCCGCCACCTCGGCTCCTCACTGACCGACGTCACCTACGTCTTCGACGAGCCCACGGTCGGGCTCCACCCGCACGACATCCAGCGGATGAACGAGCTGCTGCTCCAGCTGCGCGACAAGGGCAACACCGTCCTGGTGGTCGAGCACAAGCCCGAGACGATGGCGATCGCCGACCACGTCGTCGACCTCGGCCCCGGCGCGGGCGCGGACGGCGGCGAGATCGTCTACGAGGGCACCCTCGACGGGCTGCGGGCGAGCGGCACGCTGACCGGCCGCCACCTCGACGACCGGGCCCGCCTCAAGGAGCAGGTGCGTACGCCGAAGGGCGTGCTGGAGGTGCGGGGGGCCGCCACCCACAACCTGCAGGACGTCGACGTCGACGTGCCGCTCGGCGTGCTGGTCGTCCTCACCGGTGTGGCGGGCTCGGGCAAGAGCTCGCTCGTCCACGGCTCGGTCGCGGGCCGCGAGGGCGTGGTGGCCATCGACCAGGGCGGCATCAAGGGCTCGCGGCGCAGCAACCCGGCGACGTACACGGGGCTGCTGGAGCCGATCCGCAAGGCCTTCGCCAAGGCCAACGGCGTGAAGCCGGCGCTGTTCAGCGCCAACTCCGAGGGCGCCTGCCCGACCTGCAACGGCGCCGGGGTGATCTTCACCGACCTCGCCACCATGGCCGGGGTGGCCACGACCTGCGAGGACTGCGAGGGCAAGCGGTTCCAGGCCGCCGTCCTCGAGCACACCCTGGGCGGGCGCGACATCAGCCAGGTGCTCGGGATGTCGGTGGCCGAGGCCGAGGAGTTCTTCGCCGCGGGCGAGGGCAAGGTCCCGGCCGCGCACAAGATCCTGGCCCGGCTCGCCGACGTCGGGCTCGGCTACCTCACGCTCGGCCAGCCGCTCACGACGCTCTCCGGCGGGGAGCGACAGCGGCTCAAGCTGGCCGCGCAGAT is a window encoding:
- a CDS encoding tRNA adenosine deaminase-associated protein, with protein sequence MSDQLDAVDFAVAAYREDGAWTVAELVHDHLDDVATLADGLRRLPGDAGALGMVAMDEDFFLLVRVAGPSTRVLLSDITAADEWDLAASAVEFLRLPMPEDDDDQVPAGDLALLGDLGVDALDLGDLLDDPDLYPDEVLSDVARRLGFGELFDDAVGLTSA
- the upp gene encoding uracil phosphoribosyltransferase translates to MRTHVVDHPLVAHKLTVLRDKHTDSPTFRHLADELVTLLAYEATRDVRVQSYSIETPVAPTTGTALASPKPLVVPILRAGLGMLDGMMRLLPTAEVGFVGMVRNEDTLQASTYAERLPADLSGRQCYILDPMLATGGTLAAAIKFLTDRGADHITAICLLAAPEGCARLERELEGLDVPVTVVTAALDERLDEKGYIVPGLGDAGDRLYGVAH
- a CDS encoding ATP-binding cassette domain-containing protein, translating into MTETASHLASHPADTHDLIRVRGARVNNLRDVSVDLPKRRLTVFTGVSGSGKSSLVFGTVAAESQRLINETYSAFVQGFMPTLARPEVDVLDGLTTAIIVDQERLGANPRSTVGTVTDANAMLRILFSRLGDPQIGPPNAYSFNVPSVRASGAITVEKGGRTKAEKATYNRLGGMCPRCEGRGAVSDIALEALYDESKSLNEGALTIPGWSMDGWQGRILRGCGYFDPDKPIRDYSRRELDDLLHREATKLKIDGINLTYLGLVPSIHKSFLAKDVEAMQPHVRAFVERAVTFATCPDCDGTRLAPEARSSRIRGLNIADVCAMQISDLATWVHELDEPSVAPLLQGLGHTLDSFDAIGLGYLSLDRPSGTLSGGEAQRVKMIRHLGSSLTDVTYVFDEPTVGLHPHDIQRMNELLLQLRDKGNTVLVVEHKPETMAIADHVVDLGPGAGADGGEIVYEGTLDGLRASGTLTGRHLDDRARLKEQVRTPKGVLEVRGAATHNLQDVDVDVPLGVLVVLTGVAGSGKSSLVHGSVAGREGVVAIDQGGIKGSRRSNPATYTGLLEPIRKAFAKANGVKPALFSANSEGACPTCNGAGVIFTDLATMAGVATTCEDCEGKRFQAAVLEHTLGGRDISQVLGMSVAEAEEFFAAGEGKVPAAHKILARLADVGLGYLTLGQPLTTLSGGERQRLKLAAQMADKGDVYVLDEPTTGLHLADVEQLLGLLDRLVDDGRSVIVIEHHQAVMAHADWIIDLGPGAGHDGGRVVFEGTPAELVADRSTLTGQHLAAYVGA
- a CDS encoding nucleoside deaminase, translating into MLAALDQARAALATGDVPIGAVVLDPDGVVVGTGRNVREAEADPTGHAEVVALRQAARSRGEWRLDGCTLVVTLEPCTMCAGAAVLARVERVVLGAWDPKAGAVGSLWDVVRDRRLNHRPEVVGGVLAEESAALLEEFFRGHRQPGPA